The Trueperaceae bacterium genomic interval CGGGGGCGGCTAGAGCGGCGGCGAAGTTCGGGTGGGCCCGAAGCCCGGAGGGTAACGACTTCTGTTCCGCGGAACTAGCTGCTCTACGGTCCTCCGCGACTGAGCCAGAAACCTCTCCGAGCGGGTCGGTAGAGCCGCTGGTTGTCGGCGAGAGAATCTCTCCCGCCGAGCGCTTCGCCTCGGAGCCCGAGTAGTCGGAGTGCCGCTCGCGGGCGATCTGCCCGAGCACTCCCGGCACCCTGTCGAGGCGTTCGAACTCGAGTGGCGCCGGCTGTGCCGGTTCGGCGGGTTCAGTAGACGTAGAAACCCTCCGCTCCTCCGCCCTCGCCCCAGTTCACCTCGATGTCCTCCACCTCGGCATGGGTGGGGCCCATCCTCAGCTTGACGAGCAAGAGTTCGAGATCCTCGCGGTCTCCTTCGGCGACCACCTCGACCCGTCCGTCGTCGAGGTTCTCGGCGTAGCCCGCGAGGTGCAGGTCGATCGCGTTCCGTCTGATGAACTCCCTGAAGCCCACCCCCTGAACGCGGCCCGAGACGAGGGCCGTCAATCGCGTTCTCTCCGCATCGCTCACGCCGCATGGTAACGCGATTCACAGGGGTGCCGGTGGTATCCTTGCCTGTGAGCGCGAGCCTCTTGACGGTCCACTCATGCACTTAGTTGCCCCCGGAGTTCCAATCCTTTGATGCACCTGCGCCGCTGGCTGCTCCCGGGGGTCCTGCTGACCCTGTTCGCGGCGGCAGTCATCCTTCCAGCCACCGATCTGGGTCGGGAATGGCTGCTCGAGCGAGCGGTCTCCCTGGCCGAGGAGCTCGGTTACGAGATCGACTACTCGCGCTCCAGCGGCAACCCCTGGTTCGGGGTCGACCTGAACGACGCTACCGTGGTCGGACCTGGCGTAGACCTCGGCGTCCGGAACCTCTCCATCGACTATTTCCTGCCTTCTCTCATCACTGGCGACCTGCCGCTCTCGATAGAGCTGTCCGGCGTACGCGGAAGCGTGGACCCGGGGGCCTTGGCGGCGCTCGGGGGTGGCGGCGGCAGTAGCGGGTGGCTCATCACCCCGCGGTTGCGGGACCTTGCCGTCAGGGACGTCGCCGTCGAGGTAGACGGCACGCCCTGGACCCTCCCGGCGGTCGACCTGCAGGATGTGATGGTGGGGCGAACCGAAGGCGCCATCGGCTTCGCCGTCACGGTAGTCAGCCCCGAGGGTGAAGCGCGCCTCGAGGGTGATGTGGCCACAGATCCGTGGCGGCTCGAACTCGAGATCGAGAAGGCCGACGTGCGCCTGGCCCGCCACTGGTGGGATGGAGCGATAGCGGGGACCCTCGAGGGCAGGTTGGTGGCCGATAGCGACGGCGTGACGGGCACCGGGCACGTGAACGGAGGGGAGATCCGCTACCTGGGGTCGCCCGTCGAGTCCATCTCGGGCCCGGTGCGCTACGGGGGCGGGATCGTGGAAGCGAACCTGGCCGGCCGGGCGCTCGGTGGCCCGGTCACGGCCGACATCGAAGTTAACGTTCCCGCCACCTACTGGGAGGGGACGATCCAGGGGACTCCCGATCTCGCCCCCCTCGCCGGCTGGCTCGCGATGGGCGAGTTCGACACCGAAAGCCTCGGCATCACCGGCACCGCCCGAGTCGAGCTGCACGGATCCGGTTGGACCGAAGTCGCTCTGTCGGGCAGAGGTGCCGGCGACGGAACGCTGCTCGGCTACCCCCTCGACGAGCTGATCGCCAACTTCGGTTACGCCAGCGACAGCGGAGTGAGCGTCGAAGCCAGCGCCACCCTCGCCGGCGGCCCGGTCGTGATGACTCTGCGGCCGAGTGACGGAAGCAGCCGCCTGCAGCTGGCCGCGCAGGCCGTGGGCCTCACCGACGGTCTGGAAGCCGAGTGGAGCCTGGCCGCTGACTTCACCGAGGAAGGCACGCTAGGCAGCTTCGAGGGCACTGTCGAGGGAGCGCTGGCAGGACGGGGTCTCTCAGTTGAGGCAGACGGCAGCCTCGATGAAGACGGCCTCCAACTGTTCGTGCGAGGCGAAGACGAACTCGGGGCCACGGCCGAGGGAGCAGCCGTGCTGGTCGAGGGATCGCTCGAGGGCCGAGTGACCGTCGAGAACCTCAGCCTGCCCGCCTTGGCCGGGCCGGTGGACCTGAGCCTTGGCGCGAACGGCCCGCTGGAAGCCCTGCCGTTGCAGCTACGGCTCGGGGGAGCCGGCACGAGCCAACTGGCCGCCTTCGGTATCTCGGTGGACGAGGAGTTCTCGGGATCTGCAAGCGGCGTGCTGAGCGACGGTTCGGTGCGAAACCTGGCCGGCACGTTCGGCCCCCTTACCCTCAGCGGCGAACTGGATCTCTCCCCCATCCGGTTCGATGGGAAGTACCGTCTGGCGGACGTGGAAACGAGCGGCGCCGTCGAAGCCCGGCTCACGAGCGACGGCACGGTCGCCGCCACGGCCGAGGAGGTGCACGGGGAAGGGGGCGTGCAGCTCGAGCGCTTGGCAGCAGCAGGGGTGGTGCTGGGCGAAACGGCGCTGACGATCGAGGCGAGCGGCAACCCGGGTGGGGGGCTCCTGCTGGCACTCGAATCGACCGCGACCGGTGACCAGGGCGAGCCCAGACTGTCGCTCGAGCTGACCGAGGACTCCTTCGCACTCGAAGCGAACGAGCTTCGCCTGACCCTCGCCGGGCGTCCCACCACGGTAGCGGGATCTGTCGTCGTGCCATCCGGTGGCACTCCCAGCGCTGATGTCACGGTTCGCTCGGAGGAGCTGCTGCTGAGGCTGCAACCCTCGCCCGGGGCGCACCTGATCCAACTGAGCGCCGCTCCGGGGCTCGACCTTGGTGGCCTGACCCTCCGCCGGCCGCTCGAGGCCTCCGGACGCGTGAGCGACGACCGCGCCGCCGGCCGCCTCCAGGGCACCATCGCCGGCTCTGCGTTCGCCGCCGGCTTCAGCCGGAACGGGGCCACGGTCAGCGTCGACGCCACCCTCGGTGGGTCAGAGGGGTTCGGGCTCGAGTACGACCTCGGTTCGGGCGCCTGGGCGTACTCGGGGACGCTCAGCCTGGAACCGGTGGCCGAAGCCGTGGGAGTGCCCGTCGAAGGCAGCATCGCCGGCGAGATGACACGCGACCATGGTTACTCCGGCCAGCTGAACGCCGATGTCGTCATCGCCGGCGTGCCGGTCGAGCTGCGCGCGCGGGGGAACGGGGTGGGCCTCGATCTCGAGGGGGCCGCCCGGATCGCAGACGTTCCCTGGCAGCTCACGGGTGACCTGCAGGCCGACGCGGAGCCGCTCGACGCCGCCCACCTCACCCTCACTTCCGGCCTCGGCTCGATCCGCCTCGACGGTTCGCGGCTCGAAGGGTCGGGCCGCCTTCCGCCACGTATCGGTCCACTCGCAACGTCCGGCGATGAGTGGTTCCTCCAGGGCGACCTCGGGGACGGCCGCGTGACCCTCGCTACGCCGGGCAGCCGGGCCGTGCTCGACTGGAGTACGGGAGCAGGGATCGAGGCAGAGATCGACGAGGCCTTCGAACTTGCCGGCATCCCGGGATCCGTCGACGCCAGCGTCAGATGGAGGGAGGGCCAAGCGGGAGATGTGTGCGGCACCCTCCGCCTGGCCGGCGAGGAGCTGGCACTGTCCGGCGACCTCGACGATCTCGCCCTTAGCGGCACATTGGATGCCTCCACCTTGGGCCGGCAACTGCTCGGTTCACCGCTCCTCAGCGGCGTCATCGAGGTCAACGCTTCCGTTCCCACGGCCGACCCGACCTCGGCCCATGCAAGGTTCGACTGGCGTGCCGGTGAAGCCGTTCTGGAGGGGAGCATCTCTGCCCACGAAGTGACGGTCGGCGGCGCGGGCCTGCAGGCGAGTTACAGCTCGGGCCGGTTCGCTCTCGATGCTCAGGGAGCGCGGCTAGACCCCTTCCTGGCGGCGTCGCTAACGGGCCTCTCCGTCGACGGGGAGTTGTCGCGCTCGACGCGCGGCGGGTGGGAGGGCGAACTCGACCTGCGGGGAAGTCTGCCGCTGCCGGGAGCCCCTACGGCAACCGCGACACTGACCGGTACCGGCGGAACGCTGGCGCTCCGTTCGGAGGCGGCGTCCACGAGCTACACGGTACGGGCAGAGGGCGCTCTGCTACCCGCACTCGACCTCGCCGTCTCGGGGTCGGCCGCAGAGGGCACTCTCGTCCTCGCCGGAACCGCCAGTGGAACACCGGCCGCGCCCACCTTCGAGGGCCTCCTCGAGACGGAGCCGCTCGAAGTCGGTCCGCTGGGCCTCCCCGGCCTCACGCTGACCGTCGAACGTACGGCCGACGGCCGTATCACGTTGAGCGGTGACCGAGCCAACCTGCAACTGGCAGGTGGTCACCTGGCCGGGGAGCTGACGCTGCCGTTCGAACTGGCGGGCGAACCCCACGAGCTCGCCGGGACGGTCTCGGGCACGGCCTCTTCGCCCCGACTCGAGATGCGCATAGGCGGTCCACTCGCCAGCGGATCGGCGGTCTGGGAGGACGAAAGCGGCAGCGCCGTCATGACCCTGCTCGCCGACCCCTGGTTGCCGGGCCCGATCTCGGCTCGCGAGCCCACGCAGCTCGAACTGACTGTGGACCGTTCACTCGACTGGATCGCAACGCTGACGGCTCCGTTGGAGGCGGCGGATGAACCGCTGGTACTGACCGCCCGGGTGAACGGCAGCCGCCTCAGCTACCGGGGCCGGGCCGAGCTGGTTCACGCAGCGCTTCCGGCCGAAAGTTCGCTACTGATCGGAACGGCGTTGGAAGGCAGAGGCGACCGCTGGCAACTGACCTCGGACCTCGCAGCCACCGCTCCTGCTGCCATAGCCGAGTTCCTGCCGCTGCCGTCGCGACTCGCAACGTCCGGCAGCCTCTCCGTCGCACCGGGCCCGCTCATCACCGTGGACGGTGAGCTGAGCGGCACCCTGGACGGCCGGCCGCTCACGTTGAGCCTCGACGGGGACTCCGCGGGCGCGGTGAGCGTGACCGGGTCGTACGCCGGGACGGGCATAGAAGGCAGGGTCCGAGATACCGGCATCGAGCTCGCGGTGACCGGAGCGCCCGGCCTCGACGTGCGCGGCCGGCTCGGTTGGCGCGACGGCCTCGACCTGGCCCTCGAAGGCGTCGCCGAAGGCGCGGAGGTCGAGGCCACCGGCAACTACGATCCGGCCACCAGGAGCGGGCGGCTGGAGGCGACCGTAGCCGGCACGAGAGTGCAGGCGCTCGCCCGTCCGGCGGCCGAGCCGGCCACGCTGGAAGTGACGGCGAACGTCAGCAGGCCGGCCGGGAACGGTGAGTACCGAGCAGAGACCGACATAGAGTTGGGCCCTGGGGGTGCGTTCGTCGAGTCGCTGATGGTCGACTGGGGCGGCTGGCAGGCCGAAGCCGCCGGACCGCTCCTGCCCGCACCCGGCCTGAAGGGCGAGTTCTCCACGAGCGAGGGCCTGCTGGGCTCCAGCGTCGAGGCCACTTTCCAGCTGACCGGCCCCTCGCTGTCCCGGCCGAAACTCCGCGTCACGGCCGGTGATCTGGTGCTACTCGCCGAGCGTGCCGAAGAGGGTTGGCGAGCCGCGATCAGCGGAAATGGCGAGCTGGCACGGAGCCGCATCTCCGCCGACCTCGCCTGGCGCCAGGCGACCGGCTTCGCCGGGACGGCCAGCTTGCGCATACCCTCCCGAGCGATCGTTCCGGAAGCCCCCGCATCCCAGATCGACGTCGAGCTGAGCGGAAACGGGCCGCTGAGCGCCTCGTTCGCGCTCCACGCGGGGACGGCCGAGCCGCTGGCGACGGGCACGATCCGACTGGGCGAACGTCCCTGGCGTGATCCCACGATGAGCGGGGGTATCGCCGTAGCGACCGACGCCCAGACCGTCTGGCCCGACTACCCCGGCGAACCGCTGGCGTTGAGCGCCGACCTCACCATCGGCGGCACTCCCTGGAAGCCGGTCGTGACCGGCCCGTTGGCCATCGGCGGCGCGCTCGAGGGGACCGGACGGATCGGTTGGGAGGTGGATGAGGGTGCGCTCGAACTGGCCGGTGACTCCTTCTCCCTCACCGCGAACGCCACCAGCAGCGGAGGGTTCGGCGCCTCACTGAGCGTCAGCGCACTCGAACTGGGAGCCCTCTGGCCGGCCGCCGCGGGCGCGCTAGTCGAAGCCGAGGCGACCGTGAGTAGCGGTCCGGGGGGTCACCTGAGCGGTGAACTGACCACCCTCGAAGTGACCAGCGGTAGCAGCCGGATCGTGGGGAGCGCTAAGCTGAGCGATACTCTCGATGCCCGGTTGCGCCTCGACCTGAACCTCACCGACCTGCCGGTCGCCCTTACCGACCTGAGCGGAACGCTCGCCGGCACCGTCGAACT includes:
- a CDS encoding acylphosphatase; its protein translation is MSDAERTRLTALVSGRVQGVGFREFIRRNAIDLHLAGYAENLDDGRVEVVAEGDREDLELLLVKLRMGPTHAEVEDIEVNWGEGGGAEGFYVY
- a CDS encoding translocation/assembly module TamB domain-containing protein, whose amino-acid sequence is MHLRRWLLPGVLLTLFAAAVILPATDLGREWLLERAVSLAEELGYEIDYSRSSGNPWFGVDLNDATVVGPGVDLGVRNLSIDYFLPSLITGDLPLSIELSGVRGSVDPGALAALGGGGGSSGWLITPRLRDLAVRDVAVEVDGTPWTLPAVDLQDVMVGRTEGAIGFAVTVVSPEGEARLEGDVATDPWRLELEIEKADVRLARHWWDGAIAGTLEGRLVADSDGVTGTGHVNGGEIRYLGSPVESISGPVRYGGGIVEANLAGRALGGPVTADIEVNVPATYWEGTIQGTPDLAPLAGWLAMGEFDTESLGITGTARVELHGSGWTEVALSGRGAGDGTLLGYPLDELIANFGYASDSGVSVEASATLAGGPVVMTLRPSDGSSRLQLAAQAVGLTDGLEAEWSLAADFTEEGTLGSFEGTVEGALAGRGLSVEADGSLDEDGLQLFVRGEDELGATAEGAAVLVEGSLEGRVTVENLSLPALAGPVDLSLGANGPLEALPLQLRLGGAGTSQLAAFGISVDEEFSGSASGVLSDGSVRNLAGTFGPLTLSGELDLSPIRFDGKYRLADVETSGAVEARLTSDGTVAATAEEVHGEGGVQLERLAAAGVVLGETALTIEASGNPGGGLLLALESTATGDQGEPRLSLELTEDSFALEANELRLTLAGRPTTVAGSVVVPSGGTPSADVTVRSEELLLRLQPSPGAHLIQLSAAPGLDLGGLTLRRPLEASGRVSDDRAAGRLQGTIAGSAFAAGFSRNGATVSVDATLGGSEGFGLEYDLGSGAWAYSGTLSLEPVAEAVGVPVEGSIAGEMTRDHGYSGQLNADVVIAGVPVELRARGNGVGLDLEGAARIADVPWQLTGDLQADAEPLDAAHLTLTSGLGSIRLDGSRLEGSGRLPPRIGPLATSGDEWFLQGDLGDGRVTLATPGSRAVLDWSTGAGIEAEIDEAFELAGIPGSVDASVRWREGQAGDVCGTLRLAGEELALSGDLDDLALSGTLDASTLGRQLLGSPLLSGVIEVNASVPTADPTSAHARFDWRAGEAVLEGSISAHEVTVGGAGLQASYSSGRFALDAQGARLDPFLAASLTGLSVDGELSRSTRGGWEGELDLRGSLPLPGAPTATATLTGTGGTLALRSEAASTSYTVRAEGALLPALDLAVSGSAAEGTLVLAGTASGTPAAPTFEGLLETEPLEVGPLGLPGLTLTVERTADGRITLSGDRANLQLAGGHLAGELTLPFELAGEPHELAGTVSGTASSPRLEMRIGGPLASGSAVWEDESGSAVMTLLADPWLPGPISAREPTQLELTVDRSLDWIATLTAPLEAADEPLVLTARVNGSRLSYRGRAELVHAALPAESSLLIGTALEGRGDRWQLTSDLAATAPAAIAEFLPLPSRLATSGSLSVAPGPLITVDGELSGTLDGRPLTLSLDGDSAGAVSVTGSYAGTGIEGRVRDTGIELAVTGAPGLDVRGRLGWRDGLDLALEGVAEGAEVEATGNYDPATRSGRLEATVAGTRVQALARPAAEPATLEVTANVSRPAGNGEYRAETDIELGPGGAFVESLMVDWGGWQAEAAGPLLPAPGLKGEFSTSEGLLGSSVEATFQLTGPSLSRPKLRVTAGDLVLLAERAEEGWRAAISGNGELARSRISADLAWRQATGFAGTASLRIPSRAIVPEAPASQIDVELSGNGPLSASFALHAGTAEPLATGTIRLGERPWRDPTMSGGIAVATDAQTVWPDYPGEPLALSADLTIGGTPWKPVVTGPLAIGGALEGTGRIGWEVDEGALELAGDSFSLTANATSSGGFGASLSVSALELGALWPAAAGALVEAEATVSSGPGGHLSGELTTLEVTSGSSRIVGSAKLSDTLDARLRLDLNLTDLPVALTDLSGTLAGTVELAASSLGSLTSGTLRGDLQLAEATVPGTDTRLSGQVELSGEAGDPALELDLDATGGASGDLLLAARPAQGSLRIDSDLTWGEIASRFEVEATTESLSAAGAVTLPAGEFTLSTPGDSRELLLEGEGAYRDWFVRFDTDTYSLELHADLSTLGVGASGQISASASQAQEGPWLKGIAAGLAWGGLEVGDVTFTSLAPTAPIHLEGEAVEARFDPFSGPEWRVGRLELPLPNGLRVSGSGAGSGSELSARLLVSGGIAGAPVELPLHVEKQRSGPLTFAGSGALLEGTVTVEGSLSENGWQGEIGATRLQAGGLDVDLTGLLSGDLYSPTLALEGSGEAAWASLDVRSTLSAVGWSLDALVVSPYLEDPVTLEGSSQGGGSLALATDSSRLEIADLAGTPTATGALALDARGVRLAAQGTPSNSLELRVSVPALPGFTLAATLDRSRLGDFASLRRSPVTFAGRSATSGTVTVELPQLQATVNDLGYVGQAFGFELAGLVGPTAATDLSGTILVDGSGVGLFASLPDEVEIPFVLGYSQESIEFASGGELGTARLLLDLAAGSGKIDADLELGAGHLRANVDFLEGRGPAGSISASGLPLLLLADQEPLLLTGEFDVSPEVVDLNAQLQAAGGSVLANGTIGLGLLLPDRFAPSGTTARNLELQLGTFDLGNIPWVVGRLPHLRAPLSGFLQLFGNRVVGRVVAPDMAAAGDPLPLSIDISGTTEEVTISGLLAGSPIQVTANEERVGALFTFERFPLHLLAQAATGPHDVTAEVTGVGRFELPLAGDEGPVVEIATELVRLERAGVVTTGNVSLTFVDGELSVNEARFSGGGTWRASGAIRRDRLDLRLSATDADFGPLLGLVPLFAQYEVGASGSLELVTSGTLTDPVMTLTTAGLDFEIAGSSYRLVGGQASLRDELLELTATVEGIRPFTGRLQVAGSGHVDLLPLSLGDASFEATGNALVPGLGEIEAFEATLTSAPGEPLRIEGTGSLGEQFTLVGTLVPLDLTLEGDDLAIRLPYLLLASAQVDARLRMQWLDSLRFSGGIGVDQALFELGIRPPTKAESSGPNPVAQQVVFDAVSIEAPGRVRFMENFGSAETSLDLVLDGSAARPTLSGTAQVLRGTIRFSGRDFDITAAQARFDPSRGLLPIVDVTAVTSFDVDEVIPADGSVRFVVPEEGRSFQVVLSFTGELESTAGAEPPFRLDLTPALTSEALIQEVRADGSTTPPRPLTEPELLSLITLGRLDLGAPLASEAGLAGAVAEGAIDTAVDLLLVSELQNALAEALGVDLVEIDTTAISSIFGRSPTAEPFSVSLRLGGYLTDEVFASYRIGTFDDVEGLYALTNEVNLVYDLGPVEIDLAGRVNFEDSDSPTPDAEVSATVRYDFSPLTAIEGGIDLSDERQQVRFGVTLRW